GTACTGCAACAGCTCGACTATTTAGCGTTTATCGATATTTATCATTCGCGCATTAAGGCGTTTCATGTCAAGGATGCCGAATTTATTGCAAATGGCCGCTCAGGTGTTTATGGCGGATTTCAAAACTGGCAAGACCGACCAGGACGTTTTCGTTCTTTAGGTGATGGCCAAGTAGATTTTAAGCAAATCTTTAGCAAGTTAACTCAATATGGTTTTGATGGTTGGGCTGTACTTGAATGGGAATGCTGCTTAAAGCACCCAGAAGATGGGGCAAGAGAAGGCGCTGAGTTTATTAAAGCACACTTAATAAACCCAACAGACAAAGCCTTTGACGATTTTGCCAGTGGCACAACAAACACTGAGCGTAATAATCGAATTTTAGGTTTATAAAACCGACAACAATAGAACACACAGGACACACAATATGGACAACAATAATTATAACCGCATAGTCTTTCGGCTTTGCTGTATAGCACTGATTGTGACCTCTATGACCTTTGCCATTCGAGCTGGTATTTTGGGTCAACTTGGCAGTGAGTTTGACTTAACCGACACCGAATTAGGTTGGGTTAATGCCATGGCATTTTTAGGTTTTCCGGTTGCGACTATGGTCGGCGGTATTATTTATAATGCCATTGGCGCGAAGAAATTAGTGGCGTTAGCCTTTATCTGTCATTTACTTGGCCTTGTTTTGACCATAACAGCTGATGGTTTTTGGGGCTTACTGGTTTCTACCTTTTTAATTGGCTTTGCCAACGGCGCTGTTGAAGCTGGCTGTAACCCGCTGATTGCAGAAATGTACCCTAAAAATACCACCACTATGCTAAACCGTTTTCATGTTTGGTTCCCTGGTGGCATTGTGATTGGCGCGCTTGCGTCTAACTTTATGTCGGGAGCAGGTTTAAACTGGCAATGGCAAGTAGCGTTAATTTTAATTCCTACGGTTATCTATGGCGCTATGCTAATCAAAGCACAATTTCCACGCTTTGATACGCTTACTCACTCTACCAGCAGCAATATTCGCCACTTATTTACGCCGTTATACATCTTTTTAATTGCCTGTATGACGTTTACCGCAACCACTGAATTTGGCACACAACAATGGATTGAGCGTATTTTAGGTTCATCGGGTGCCTCTCCTATGGTGGTATTAGCCTTGATCACTGGCCTAATGGCGGTTGGTCGCTTCTTTGCAGGCCCTATTGTGCATAAGCTCAACCCTACTGGTGTATTACTTGGATCTGCCATTTGTGCAAGCTTAGGTATCTTTATGATGAGCCAAGCCGAGGGCAGCATGATTTATCTAGCAGCGATGCTTTTTGCACTTGGCGTAACCTACTTTTGGCCGACCATGCTTGGCTGCGTTGCTGAATACATTCCAAAGTCAGGGGCGCTGGGTATGTCATTAATGGGCGGTGCAGGCATGTTTGCTATGAGCATCTGGAACCCTGTAATTGGAAGCTGGATAGATACGGCACGCTCATCAGCAGAGGCAAGTGGCGCTAGCGCTGAACAAATTGAAATTTTAGCCGGACAGGCTGTATTACAAAACCTACTGATCTTCCCAATTGTTTTAATCGTCGCATTCATTGGGTTGCATTTAGTAATTAATAACAACAAACGCACCGAAAAATGTGCGTCTTAAGCAAGTAAATCGTCGAGGAACACTATGTTTAAATCTCTTAAAGCACTGACTTTAATGCTCACCGTTAGTAGCTGTGCACTCGCTAATGCGGCTGACAATCAGCTTACACAACAAGAAAAGCAAGCTGGCTGGCAGTTGTTGTTTGACGGCAAAGATATGTCGCAGTGGCGTAATTTTAAAAGCGAATCTTTAAATCCTGCATGGGTCGTTGAAGATGGCGCTATGACATTAACCAAAGGTGGCGGTGATCTGCTTACTAAAAAGCAATACCAAAACTTTGAATTGCAGATTGATTGGAAAATCTCTACCAAAGGCAATAGCGGTATTTTTGTATTAGCTGATGAAACCGGACAGATGATTTACTCTCATGCGCCTGAAATTCAAATTATCGATAACGAAGAACACCCAGATACCGAAATTGACTCGCACTTAGCGGGGTCAATTTACGATTTATTTGCTGCACCAGTTGCGGTGCACAAACCAGCAAATAGCTGGAACCATGTACGCATTAAAATGCAAGACAACCACTTACAAGTTTGGCAAAACGGTATCAGCACCACCAGCATTGTAATTGGTAGTACAACATGGAACACCCTTGTTAAAGGCAGTAAGTTTGCAACCTGGAAAAACTTTGCAACGGCTGAACAAGGTCATATCGGGCTTCAAGACCATGGTGACAAAGTGTGGTTTAAAAATATAAAAATCAAGGAGCTATAAGATGTCTGATTTTAAACATAAGGTATTAGTTGTTGGCTCTGGTGCTGGCGGTGCAATGGCCGCTTATACGCTAACTAAACTTGGCCACAAAGTGTTATTACTTGAAGCTGGCCGTAATTATGACCCGAAAACAGAAAGCCCGATGTTTCGTCGTAACAACGAAGCCCCTCTTATGGGTGCAGGTAACAAAGACAAAAACTTTGGCTTTTACGATGCAACTGTTGATGGCGGCTGGCAAGTACCTGATGAGCCATATACGAGCGCCAAAGGGAGCGACTTTTATTGGTGGCGCGCACGTATGCTAGGTGGTCGAACTAACCACTGGGGCCGCTATTCATTACGCTTTAGTGAACACGATTTTAAAGGCAAAAGCCGTGATGGTCATGGTGCCGACTGGCCATTTGAATACGCTGATTTAGCACCTTGGTACGATAAAACCGAAGAACTTGTGGGTGTATGTGGTACTAATACTGGCCATGAAGATATGCCTGATTCGTCACCGGGTATTTTACAGCCGCCACCAAAGCCGCGTGTTCCTGAGCTTTTAATTGCCGCTTCTGCAAAGAAAATGGGCATTCAAGCAGTGCCGATGCATCGCGCGGTATTAACTCGCCCTAAAGATGATCGCATGGCCTGTTTTTATGCGACGCCTTGTGGCTCTGGTTGCTCAATTGGTGCTGCTTTCCAAACTACGACATCATTACTGCCAATGGCAAAAGCCACCGGAAACTTAAAAGTCATTACCGATGCTATGGTTAAATCAGTTAAGGTTGATGAGCAAGGTAAAGTCACTGGCGTCACTTATGTTGATAAACACACAATAACCGAACATGCTATTGATGCCGATGTGGTTATCTTAGCCGCCAGCGCCTGTGAATCAGCGCGTATTTTATTAAATTCAAAAAATAAAAAGCACCCAAAAGGCCTTGCTAACTCAAGTGGCCAAGTAGGTCGAAACTTGATGGATTCGACAGGTGCATGGTTAGGTGCGCAAATCCCGGCACTCAAAGGTCGCCCACGTTATAACGAAGATGGACACACCGCTAACCACTTATTTATTCCTTGGTGGGGTCATCAAGCACAAGCTAACAATGAATTAGATTTCCCACGTGGCTATCACTTTGAAATTGGCGGTGGCTTTAGACAACCGGGCTCGGGTGTATCGGGTGATAAACAAGGCTATGGCCCTGCCCTTAAACAGCAAATTCGTGATGCATATGGTTCTTACGTTGGTTTTGCTCTGCGTGGCGAGATGCTACCGAACAAGGATACCTACATGGAAATTGACGAAAACGTTAAAGACAAATGGGGTATTCCGGTATCAAAGTTCCACTTTAAGTGGTCAGATAGAGAGTTAAAGCAAATCGAACATGGTTTAAAAACCGCGAAGCAAATTTTAGAAAACATGGGTGCGACCGTTGGCGAACTCCCGCCTGCTGAAAAAGCAATTTCAAAAGGTGGCGAAATCATTCACGAAGTGGGCACGACACGAATGGGGAGCTCAAAGAAAGACTCTGTCACCAATCAATGGGGTCAAACATGGGATTGTAATAACCTATTTGTAATGGATGCCGGTGTATTTGCTTCTAACCCTCATAAAAACTGTACGCTCACCATCATGACACTGGCAATGCGTAATTCAACTTGGCTTGCTCAACAAATTGATAACGGGGTACTTTAATTATGCATCATCGTAACGAACACGACTCATATAACTATGTTTCTAACATGAGCCGCCGTGAGTCTTTAAAATGGCTTGGTCTATTAGCTGCGGGCTCGGCGATTGGTTTAACTGCTGGCTGCACAAAAGCACTGGAAGATGACGTTTCAGTCTCTGCAAAAGAGCATTGGCCTGATTTAGATATCAAGCCTGTAACCGCTAAAGGCTATGGTCAAGATCCAAATTTGGTGATGCCACCAGAATCACCTTGGCCACTGACCTTAACAGCAGACGAACTCACGTTAGTAGCGCTTTTATCTGATTACATTGTGCCGCGCGAAGGTTCTATTCCTTCAGCCAGTGAGCTACAAGTACCGGCAGTTATTAATGAATGGGTGAGCGCACCTTATGAAGGCCAACAACGCGATAGAATTAAAATTTTAAATTCATTAGCGTGGCTTAACGATGAAGCACAGCTTCGTTTTAAAAAGCAATTTGTTGCACTTAACGAAAAGCAACACCGCGCGATTTTAGACGATATTGCGTTTTTAAATGAGCAAACACCTCTGCAATTTCAGCGTATTGGTAAAGCCTTTTTACGCTTTAAAGAGTTAGTGCTTGCTGCCTTTTTCTGTACACCTGAAGGCTGTAAAGACATAGGTTACCTTGGTAATGTGCCTATTGCAGGTGATTACCCAGGTCCTTCTGATGAAGCAAAAACCCATTTAGATCAGGTTTTAGCTGAGCTTGGTTTAAGCGAGTACGCCTATATCGATTAACTTTCCCCCTTGTGTTATTTGTAACACAGTGCAGGGGGTCAGCCCCTGCTTTTTTTTAGGATTGAAGTATGTTTAAAACCCGCATTTTATTGCTCATTATTAGCCTTGTATTTAGTGGTCAATTATTCGCAAAACTGCCAGTGAGTGTGCAGCTATGGTCAGTCAAAGACACCTTAAAAAATGACTTTCATGGTACGCTTAAGTCTCTTGCCGAAATGGGGTTTGACGGCGTGGAGTTTGCCGGAGACTTTGGCCCATACTCAAATAATCCAGCAGCCTTAAAAGCAGAGCTCAGTGAATTAGGCTTAGTTGCCAGTAGTGCCCATATAGGCTTTGATGCACTCAGTGAAAACACTATTGATAGCACCCTGCTGTTTTACAAGACCCTTGGCGTTACTACACTTTATGTACCTTGGGATGAAAGAGCATGGCACCCTGAGGGAGTTAAATCTCTGGTTAAAGAGCTTACTAAAGTCAGTGATTATGCAACTCGCTTTGATATGAAGATCGGTTTTCACAATCATAATAAAGAGTTTAATGCTTTTAATAATGCAACGTTTTGGGATTACATTGCCAGTAATACTCCCAAGACCATGCCATTGCAGTTAGATATTGGCTGGGTCAATTACGCTGCTAAAGATCCAATCTACTTTATTAAAAAGTACCCTAACCGCACTCTTGCAACACACATTAAAGTACGTACGATTCAGGGTAGCAACATGAGCCCGATTATCGGCGAAAACAACATTGATTGGCCTGCCATCATCGATACTTTAGAGTCGCACGGCAACACCAAGTGGTTAGTGCTTGAGCAAGAAGAATACCCAAACGGATTAACCCCACTACAAAGCGTTGCTAAATCAAAACAAAACTTAGATAAGATCTTACTTGGTTTGTAGGGTTTTTTTAGGAATGAGCTCGCTTTAAACACGTGAGCTCATGACTTGGGTTTAATTTAAATAGTCGTTCACTCATAGCTCTTTATTAGGGTTCATCTTGCCAGGAGCTATTGCCTTCAGAACGTTTTGCAAAGCTTTCTGGTTTCCTGATTGGTTTATCTATACTTTTATAGAATATTAAGATTCCAGCACCACCTATGACGGGGAGTAACCAAACCAGAACTATTTGTGCTACTTTTTGAAAAGTTTCAAAATCATTTCTTTTATAAATTACTAAACTAATCAAAATATTGAACACTATTAGCAACCCCAAGCCTGCTAGTGCATAGTTTCCCATACCTTAATCCTATTGATGTCAAAAACATTCAGCAAAAACGACCGAACGACGGCTTAAATTGTTTGTTATACGCTTTAAAACGAACAGCTAATCGTCCTTTCTTCGGTGTTTAAAGATAAATCGCCCAAATTGAAAACACAAAACTAAAAATACAATGAGAAAAATAAGTCCATTTACCCACTCAGGCAAAAACTCCACAATCTTCGGAGCAATGAGTTTTAGAATACCGAAAACTGCTACGATGAGAAGAATGAATGCAGTCCCTTTCACAAAAGCACTCCTAAATTTCCGTTCAATGCATCTGTTTATATTTTAAAAATACCAACGTCAAAGTTAATTGCGGGAATATCCTTAAATGTACCGCCCATCTCGCATAGGGACAAAAAGGGTGGCTATATTAACAAGCGGGGACGATTCACATTCTTTAATCCCAGCATGTTCCTCCCAGATCTACAGCGGTTTGTTATGTGGCTTACCTCTTTGATATAGTTTTAACAAATTACTTAAGGTATTGCTATCACAAGTTTTTTAAAATCTTTTATGTAAAGTTAAATTCATTAATATACTCGCGTCGATCATTTTCATAAAAATATGTGCAAAGAACAGCTTGGCCATTTCAATGACTCATAATCCTTAATGAAGATATATAACGTGGCTTATTCTACCAACCTACTTTACATTTATTATTATATCTTTCATGGTTCAACATCCTATTTAATTTCAAGAAGCTAAATAAAACACAGCATTAAAAATTAATAATAAAACATTAAAAATAGCGTTTACTTTCATTTTTTTGGCAGATTGTATTATCTAAGTTGCGGAGTACTATATTAAAAAAGCCTCTCAAGGACTGAGAATGAAAGTATTGAATTTAAGGAAGAGTTCAGAGAAAAGCACACTTGCGATCCTCGTGACTTTAGCTGTTTTAACATTGTCTATTCTAAAAGCGACATCCCAAAAGCACCCGCTTTATGAGCTACTTTTACTGGCTTTTTCAGTTATTTCGTTTTTGGTTGTATTTTTAATGTTAAGTAGCAAAAAAAAACTAACCATTTGTCGCCACGGTATTTTTTATAGCTCTGCGTTTGGTAAGGTGCATATTGAACCAAACAAAACTAAACTAATTAAACAATATTCTAAATATGGTTTTAATTGCGTTATTATTATTGGTCATAACTACTTTATATTCGCGCCATTTTATTATTTAACATCGAAACAAAAACAACGATTAAAACGATATGATAATAACGTGCTGCATTGGTTAGAGGTTACACGTAAACGCAGCAAGTTTCAGGGCTTTTAGTACGAAGACAAAGCATACGAAAGCCCTTTATAGGTAATTATACCTTACTTAGTTTTGCCACTCTTTAAGTACGTCTTTCACATACTCATAGCGCCATGAATTGAATAGATCTGGCTTTGATGCGGCTTTACGCTCATCAGCATCGAGCTTCCAATTCCAGCTGATCAGCTGGTTAATCTGTTTTTTAGAGGCCAATACATCTTCAGGAATACCCTGCTCTTTTGCAGCTTTAGTAATTTTTTGTTTAATATCTTTAGCCGCTTTTTTATATGCCGGAAAATCGATTAAACGTTTTAATTGTGCAGGTTGTTCGCTTACAGGAACGGCTGTACCACGCTCAATACATTTTAAAATTTCTACGCCCGAACGATTCACTTCCATTGGCTCAACACCTGGCACTCTGCGTAACGCATTTAAACTAGCAGGCTTACGCTTAGCAATTTCAACCATGTTGTGCTCTTTTACCACAAAGTTAAGCGCGAGGTTTTTGCGCTCTGCCTTTTCACGGCGCCATGCGGCAAGTTCGCGTAATACTGCTAAGTCGTGCGGTCGTAATTGCCAAGCATTTTTAATATCTTTATAAAGCTGATCTGCTGGTGGTTGGTAAGCACGTTTTTGCGCGACTAACTCGCTTTCGCTGATCACGATGTCAAAAAAGCCAGCTTCATCAATTTGTTTTTTAATAATTTCAAAACAAGGCAGTAAGTGATACGTATCGGCAGCGGCATAATCTAGTTGTTTTTCTGTTAGCGGGCGCTGTAACCAGTTAGTACGCGATTCACTTTTATCAATTTCGATATCAAGTAACTCTTTAACCATGTGGGCAAAGCCCATGCAGTTACCATGACCTAATATTTGCAGTGCAAATTGGGTATCAAACAGTGGTGTTGGTACAAAGCCAGCGTATTTTTGAAACACTTCAATATCTTCTGACGGTGAATGCAGTACTTTTAACACCTCTGGGTTTTTAAGTACTTGCCAAAAATCAAAAAGCGACAACTCAGCCAGTGGGTCGATTAACGCTAAATGCTCACCATCGTATACTTGAATAAGTGCAACTTCAGGGTAAAGCGTACGACGACGCATAAACTCGGTATCAATTGCCAGTACCTGTTTTCCTGTTATTTTTTCTACAAAATCATTTAATTGATTTTGCGTTTCGATCAGTTGATATTGCACTTATACCCCTTTCTTTACCATAAAAAAGCCGGCTAATGCCGGCTTTAATTATTTTTGTTCGTCCTTTAAGGCTCTTCTTAGAATCTTACCAACGTTTGTTTTTGGTAGTTCATCTCTAAACTCAACGAGTTTAGGCACCTTATAGTTCGTTAAATTATCACGACAGTGCTTTATTATATCTTTTTCAGTTAAAGATTGATCTTTTTTCACGACAAAAACTTTAACTTGTTCACCACTAACCTCATGAGGAATACCGATAGCTGCTACTTCAAGCACGCCATCGTGCATAGCAACAACTTCTTCGATCTCATTTGGGAACACGTTGAAGCCAGATACAATAATCATGTCTTTCTTACGATCAACAATATAGAAGAAACCTTCATCATCGTAAGTTGCAATATCACCTGTTGCAAACCAACCGTCTTTTAAGCACTCGGCTGTTGCATCTGGGCGGTTATAGTAACCTTGCATAACTTGTGGGCCTTTAACCCAAAGCTCGCCTGGCTCACCTTTCGCTGCTTCTTCACCATTTTCAAGCATAAGCTTAATGTCAGTGCTAGGAGCAGGTAAACCAATTGAACCATTATAACCTTCAAGGTCGTAAGGGCTAACAGTTACAAGTGGTGCACACTCAGTTAAACCATAACCTTCCATTAATTTGGTTTTTGTTACAGCTTGCCATTTTTCAGCAACTGGGCGCTGTACTGCCATTCCACCGCCAAGTGACATTTTTAAGCTTGAGAAATCAAGTTCAGCAAAACCTGGGGTATTTAGTAAACCGTTAAATAGCGTATTCACACCCGTTACAGCAGTAAATTTGTGTTGTGCTAACTCTTTTACAAAGCCAGGCATATCACGAGGGTTTGTAATAAGTACGTTTAAACCACCGTATTTCATAAATGTTAGGCAGTTCGCTGTCAGAGCAAAGATGTGATAAAGCGGCAGTGCCGTAATAACCACTTCTTTTCCGCGATCTAACACGTTATCAAGACAACCTGATACTTGTTCAAGGTTACCAACCATGTTGCCATGCGATAGCATTGCACCTTTAGATACACCGGTTGTACCACCTGTGTATTGCAAGAATGCTAAGTCGTTTAAATCAACATCTGGCTTTTTATAGCTCGCTTCGTTACCAGCAAGTGTATCGGCAAATTTGATTACATTTGGCAATGAGTAGCTAGGCACCATTTTCTTAACGTGCTTAACCACAAAGTTAACGATGTGCTTTTTAAGGCCGCCCACCATATCACCCACTTGGGTAACCACAATGTGCTTAACGTTGGTTTTTGGTAATGCTTTTTCTAGAGTATCGGCAAAGTTAGCAAGAATGAAAATTGCTGATGACTCTGAGTCATTTAACTGATGCTCTAATTCACGCACGGTGTAAAGTGGGTTTACGTTCACCACTACACAGCCCGCACGAAGAATACCTAAAATGGTCACAGGTGTTTGCAGTAGATTCGGCATCATCACCGCTACTTTATCGCCTTTTTTCAGACCAAGATCATTTTGAATGTACGACGCAACACGTTTTGTAGCACTGTCTAACTCATTATAGGTCAACACTTTACCCATGTTGGTAAAGGCTGGAAGGTCACTATAGTCAGCAAAACTTTTTTCAAACAAGTCGAGTAGCGAGTGATAATGCTCAGGGTCGATTGTTTCAGGCATACCTTCTGGGTAGCGTTTAAGCCAGATTTTTTCCACTCTTAGCTCCTGTTTATAATTATATTTTTTAATAACCTTAATCTAACTAAGGCCGTTTCTCAATGGAGTAAATACTCTAATGGTGCAGATAATCCCACATTTGGTGCAATTATACAATTAACTTACTTTATACTGCCCAATAAATGCATGAATGTGCTCTAAGGTTAATGCAGGGCTTTGCATATGGCAATGGTGACCTCCAGGTATCTCATGAATTTTTAACTCCTTGTAATATTTACCATATGCCTCTAGGTTATCTTTCACAAAAGGATACCCCTTATCCCCTAGGATAAGCTGACATGGTGCGTTAATTTGTTTGATGGTTGCAATACATTGCGCCTCATCAAATCGAAATCCTGAGTGATTTTTAAGCTTAGGATCGGTTGTTAAATACCACTTACCTGCTTTTTCGTAACTATTGCGTGTCATTAAAAGCTTTGCTTGTGGGTATTCAAGGTCGCCACTTGC
The nucleotide sequence above comes from Pseudoalteromonas shioyasakiensis. Encoded proteins:
- a CDS encoding MFS transporter, coding for MDNNNYNRIVFRLCCIALIVTSMTFAIRAGILGQLGSEFDLTDTELGWVNAMAFLGFPVATMVGGIIYNAIGAKKLVALAFICHLLGLVLTITADGFWGLLVSTFLIGFANGAVEAGCNPLIAEMYPKNTTTMLNRFHVWFPGGIVIGALASNFMSGAGLNWQWQVALILIPTVIYGAMLIKAQFPRFDTLTHSTSSNIRHLFTPLYIFLIACMTFTATTEFGTQQWIERILGSSGASPMVVLALITGLMAVGRFFAGPIVHKLNPTGVLLGSAICASLGIFMMSQAEGSMIYLAAMLFALGVTYFWPTMLGCVAEYIPKSGALGMSLMGGAGMFAMSIWNPVIGSWIDTARSSAEASGASAEQIEILAGQAVLQNLLIFPIVLIVAFIGLHLVINNNKRTEKCAS
- a CDS encoding 3-keto-disaccharide hydrolase → MFKSLKALTLMLTVSSCALANAADNQLTQQEKQAGWQLLFDGKDMSQWRNFKSESLNPAWVVEDGAMTLTKGGGDLLTKKQYQNFELQIDWKISTKGNSGIFVLADETGQMIYSHAPEIQIIDNEEHPDTEIDSHLAGSIYDLFAAPVAVHKPANSWNHVRIKMQDNHLQVWQNGISTTSIVIGSTTWNTLVKGSKFATWKNFATAEQGHIGLQDHGDKVWFKNIKIKEL
- a CDS encoding GMC family oxidoreductase, which codes for MSDFKHKVLVVGSGAGGAMAAYTLTKLGHKVLLLEAGRNYDPKTESPMFRRNNEAPLMGAGNKDKNFGFYDATVDGGWQVPDEPYTSAKGSDFYWWRARMLGGRTNHWGRYSLRFSEHDFKGKSRDGHGADWPFEYADLAPWYDKTEELVGVCGTNTGHEDMPDSSPGILQPPPKPRVPELLIAASAKKMGIQAVPMHRAVLTRPKDDRMACFYATPCGSGCSIGAAFQTTTSLLPMAKATGNLKVITDAMVKSVKVDEQGKVTGVTYVDKHTITEHAIDADVVILAASACESARILLNSKNKKHPKGLANSSGQVGRNLMDSTGAWLGAQIPALKGRPRYNEDGHTANHLFIPWWGHQAQANNELDFPRGYHFEIGGGFRQPGSGVSGDKQGYGPALKQQIRDAYGSYVGFALRGEMLPNKDTYMEIDENVKDKWGIPVSKFHFKWSDRELKQIEHGLKTAKQILENMGATVGELPPAEKAISKGGEIIHEVGTTRMGSSKKDSVTNQWGQTWDCNNLFVMDAGVFASNPHKNCTLTIMTLAMRNSTWLAQQIDNGVL
- a CDS encoding gluconate 2-dehydrogenase subunit 3 family protein, whose amino-acid sequence is MHHRNEHDSYNYVSNMSRRESLKWLGLLAAGSAIGLTAGCTKALEDDVSVSAKEHWPDLDIKPVTAKGYGQDPNLVMPPESPWPLTLTADELTLVALLSDYIVPREGSIPSASELQVPAVINEWVSAPYEGQQRDRIKILNSLAWLNDEAQLRFKKQFVALNEKQHRAILDDIAFLNEQTPLQFQRIGKAFLRFKELVLAAFFCTPEGCKDIGYLGNVPIAGDYPGPSDEAKTHLDQVLAELGLSEYAYID
- a CDS encoding sugar phosphate isomerase/epimerase family protein — encoded protein: MFKTRILLLIISLVFSGQLFAKLPVSVQLWSVKDTLKNDFHGTLKSLAEMGFDGVEFAGDFGPYSNNPAALKAELSELGLVASSAHIGFDALSENTIDSTLLFYKTLGVTTLYVPWDERAWHPEGVKSLVKELTKVSDYATRFDMKIGFHNHNKEFNAFNNATFWDYIASNTPKTMPLQLDIGWVNYAAKDPIYFIKKYPNRTLATHIKVRTIQGSNMSPIIGENNIDWPAIIDTLESHGNTKWLVLEQEEYPNGLTPLQSVAKSKQNLDKILLGL
- the rnd gene encoding ribonuclease D, yielding MQYQLIETQNQLNDFVEKITGKQVLAIDTEFMRRRTLYPEVALIQVYDGEHLALIDPLAELSLFDFWQVLKNPEVLKVLHSPSEDIEVFQKYAGFVPTPLFDTQFALQILGHGNCMGFAHMVKELLDIEIDKSESRTNWLQRPLTEKQLDYAAADTYHLLPCFEIIKKQIDEAGFFDIVISESELVAQKRAYQPPADQLYKDIKNAWQLRPHDLAVLRELAAWRREKAERKNLALNFVVKEHNMVEIAKRKPASLNALRRVPGVEPMEVNRSGVEILKCIERGTAVPVSEQPAQLKRLIDFPAYKKAAKDIKQKITKAAKEQGIPEDVLASKKQINQLISWNWKLDADERKAASKPDLFNSWRYEYVKDVLKEWQN
- the fadD gene encoding long-chain-fatty-acid--CoA ligase FadD; translated protein: MEKIWLKRYPEGMPETIDPEHYHSLLDLFEKSFADYSDLPAFTNMGKVLTYNELDSATKRVASYIQNDLGLKKGDKVAVMMPNLLQTPVTILGILRAGCVVVNVNPLYTVRELEHQLNDSESSAIFILANFADTLEKALPKTNVKHIVVTQVGDMVGGLKKHIVNFVVKHVKKMVPSYSLPNVIKFADTLAGNEASYKKPDVDLNDLAFLQYTGGTTGVSKGAMLSHGNMVGNLEQVSGCLDNVLDRGKEVVITALPLYHIFALTANCLTFMKYGGLNVLITNPRDMPGFVKELAQHKFTAVTGVNTLFNGLLNTPGFAELDFSSLKMSLGGGMAVQRPVAEKWQAVTKTKLMEGYGLTECAPLVTVSPYDLEGYNGSIGLPAPSTDIKLMLENGEEAAKGEPGELWVKGPQVMQGYYNRPDATAECLKDGWFATGDIATYDDEGFFYIVDRKKDMIIVSGFNVFPNEIEEVVAMHDGVLEVAAIGIPHEVSGEQVKVFVVKKDQSLTEKDIIKHCRDNLTNYKVPKLVEFRDELPKTNVGKILRRALKDEQK